The Gammaproteobacteria bacterium sequence ATCCACTGATAGTTACCCGCTTCGAGGTCAGTCACAGAGGCCAAGAGTTCTGAATTGTTGCCCTGTAAGGCCATAAGATTGATCTTGTCAGCTGCATCAATTGATATTGTGCCGCTGGGACCATGCAGTTCGATACCGGTGAAATCAACCCAGACTGCGGTTGCACCATCCACCGGGGCATCAGTAATTGAAAGTGAAAAGGCGCCGGTGGAAGGCGGGTCAGTTTCTCCACCGCAAGCCGCCAAGCCCAGGGCGACTGCGGAG is a genomic window containing:
- a CDS encoding DUF4382 domain-containing protein — its product is MNLAKNVLLSAVALGLAACGGETDPPSTGAFSLSITDAPVDGATAVWVDFTGIELHGPSGTISIDAADKINLMALQGNNSELLASVTDLEAGNYQW